A genomic region of Anopheles aquasalis chromosome Y, idAnoAquaMG_Q_19, whole genome shotgun sequence contains the following coding sequences:
- the LOC126579838 gene encoding katanin p80 WD40 repeat-containing subunit B1, with amino-acid sequence MLPSVIYDIQAHSSKVTCLNLGETGRVLVTGGQDRNIKLWAFSSKQCSMTLQGHNSSIECVKFAYSDDFVFSADDTGVIKLWNLNVGESTSLYGHMKSVRTLDVYPMNDNYAVSGSNDTTIRLWDIREKQCVKRYRGHMSHVNSVKFSPDGLWIASAGHEGSVIIWDIRMSSKFREFSERPTHATFVQYHPSDLLMAAGRHDGTVDLYDLEQFKLLTRTMPTSAATPASSNGQPVRCVTFDESGKVLFVGTAAGITAIGWEPDQEFDRIELNAGDPAAPWQLGDMHNAGQELLYGTYEGGVVAIHAVPFSRLGALRVAPSNTNQTFTYNHSSRKSFNRGSGKLRLSIGVDRMGTASGSGSDGNTAGSATANLTGFDECSGSNGASGGGRMSPNLSIEIIDEEDVPAFATSATASDQRSSQVVLGEAVRMRRPSPATSTTSLDTVGVPSTVGPSSSTALDYVPQNNGGLLKPHKEDFPVTAAQPPDYAPKGAVGGSGMQSASATIGNAGSGTGRATTSGRGRQDGTTSSNSIRSSLAEQRRLAMSSRSTSNHGQISSALPHSKSTLELYPGLEPVTFRKPISRGYSPIRSNHHPPSQSAGYYQQGGSGNSGSSSSSNKMHRSDSAQISSGRQYGTDRHQRSNGAASSHNGNIKVEIVTKPVVRSKTSLDMRHGHERSTNNFHGGPRQPSVVMHSSSASSMPTNGGGHLIKGLSESHPLHENGNGFGDGIGIGSWSATGATDEFELKVLHHEHHTIMQTLKNRNALLVAIRRYTSEGNVIGALKAAVQIPDNQILVDLLGAMLEKTFQWTLDMCVLLLPKLYDMLQSEVKFHCARACDTLRDILPNFLPVIRENTDPLGACTIGVDVSREERQKKCLECKRWLLIIRSLPENLVVVSSFPQLQNMLVDI; translated from the exons ATGATATTCAAGCGCACAGTAGCAAGGTAACATGCCTGAACCTGGGTGAAACGGGACGAGTGCTGGTAACGGGCGGCCAGGATCGCAACATTAAGCTATGGGCCTTCAGCAGCAAACAGTGCTCTATG ACACTTCAGGGACACAATTCGTCGATTGAGTGCGTCAAGTTTGCCTACTCGGACGACTTCGTCTTTTCGGCGGACGATACTGGTGTCATCAAATTGTGGAACCTGAATGTCGGTGAGTCGACGTCGCTATACGGCCACATGAAGAGCGTCCGCACACTAGATGTGTACCCGATGAACGACAATTACGCCGTGTCCGGCAGCAACGACACCACGATCCGACTGTGGGATATCCGGGAGAAGCAGTGCGTCAAGCGGTACCGTGGCCACATGTCACACGTTAACTCGGTCAAGTTCTCGCCCGACGGTCTGTGGATCGCATCGGCCGGCCACGAAG GCAGTGTCATCATCTGGGATATTCGGATGAGTAGTAAGTTTAGGGAGTTTTCGGAGCGGCCAACGCACGCTACCTTCGTCCAGTATCACCCGTCGGATCTGCTAATGGCGGCAGGCCGTCACGACGGCACGGTCGATCTGTACGATCTGGAGCAGTTCAAGCTGTTGACGAGGACGATGCCGACGTCCGCAGcgacaccagccagcagcaatgggCAGCCGGTACGATGCGTCACGTTCGACGAGAGCGGCAAGGTCCTGTTCGTCGGGACGGCCGCCGGTATCACTGCCATCGGTTGGGAGCCGGACCAGGAgttcgatcggatcgagctAAACGCGGGCGATCCAGCGGCACCGTGGCAGCTGGGCGATATGCACAACGCTGGCCAGGAGCTCCTCTACGGTACATACGAGGGTGGCGTGGTAGCAATCCATGCAGTTCCATTCAGTAGACTGGGGGCGTTGCGCGTAGCGCCATCAAACACCAATCAAACGTTCACCTACAATCATTCGTCACGCAAAAGTTTCAACCGGGGCAGCGGCAAGCTACGGCTTTCAATTGGAGTCGACCGTATGGGCACCGCGTCTGGGTCAGGGTCAGACGGTAATACGGCAggttccgccaccgccaacctGACTGGCTTCGACGAATGTAGCGGCTCGAacggtgctagtggtggcggTAGAATGTCACCCAATCTGAGCATCGAAATAATCGACGAGGAAGATGTGCCTGCGTTTGCAACTAGTGCAACTGCCAGTGACCAACGGTCTTCGCAAGTGGTGTTGGGTGAAGCGGTACGAATGCGCCGACCTTCCCCTGCGACGTCCACTACTTCACTTGATACCGTTGGAGTACCTAGCACCGTCGgtcctagcagcagcacggcgcTGGACTATGTTCCTCAAAATAATGGCGGTTTGCTAAAGCCGCACAAGGAAGACTTCCCAGTTACTGCTGCACAACCACCGGACTATGCACCAAagggtgctgttggtggttcgGGCATGCAGTCAGCGAGTGCCACCATTGGAAACGCCGGTTCTGGGACAGGCCGGGCAACCACTAGCGGTCGTGGCCGACAGGACGGAACAACCTCGTCCAATAGTATCCGCAGCTCCTTGGCCGAGCAGCGCCGACTAGCGATGAGCAGCCGCTCGACTAGCAACCATGGGCAGATCAGTTCCGCGCTCCCGCATTCGAAAAGTACGCTTGAGTTGTATCCAGGGCTGGAGCCAGTGACGTTTCGAAAACCCATCAGTCGCGGCTACTCACCGATTCGTAGCAATCATCACCCGCCATCACAATCGGCGGGCTACTATCAGCAAggtggcagcggcaacagcggcagcagcagcagtagcaacaagaTGCACCGCAGCGACAGCGCACAGATCAGTAGCGGCAGGCAATACGGCACCGACCGGCATCAGCGCTCGAATGGTGCGGCTTCGTCGCACAACGGCAACATCAAGGTAGAGATCGTAACAAAGCCGGTAGTGCGTTCAAAAACGTCGCTAGACATGCGGCATGGGCATGAACGTAGCACCAACAACTTCCACGGTGGGCCACGCCAACCAAGCGTCGTCATGCACTCGAGCTCGGCCAGCAGTATGCCGacaaatggtggtggccaccttaTTAAGGGCCTTAGCGAGAGCCATCCACTGCACGAGAATGGCAACGGGTTTGGAGACGGTATCGGCATCGGTAGTTGGTCGGCAACGGGAGCCACGGACGAGTTTGAGCTTAAGGTGCTACACCATGAACACCACACTATCATGCAAACGCTCAAGAACCGGAACGCACTGCTTGTGGCAATCCGTCGCTATACGTCGGAGGGCAACGTAATTGGTGCGCTGAAGGCAGCCGTGCAAATACCCGATAATCAAATACTAGTCGACTTACTCGGAGCCATGCTGGAAAAGAC CTTCCAATGGACACTTGATATGTGCGTATTGTTGCTGCCTAAGCTGTATGATATGTTGCAGAGTGAGGTCAAATT CCACTGTGCCCGGGCGTGCGATACGCTGCGCGACATCCTGCCCAACTTCCTACCGGTGATTCGCGAAAACACGGACCCGCTAGGCGCCTGCACGATCGGTGTCGACGTGAGCCGCGAGGAACGCCAGAAGAAGTGCCTGGAGTGTAAGAGATGGCTGCTCATCATCCGCAGCCTGCCGGAGAACTTGGTCGTCGTTTCCAGTTTCCCGCAGCTGCAGAATATGCTCGTGGACATCTGA